The Nitrospirales bacterium genome includes a window with the following:
- the rapZ gene encoding RNase adapter RapZ yields MKIDSPHSLESQGLGALRLVIVTGSSGSGKTQALKCLEDIGFFCVDNLPPALFQKFIELCSERRGEVKNIGLGIDIRERGFFSDFSSNLHHLKAQGYQIELLFLEAQDEILVRRFSESRRPHPLLPQQPVIEGILLERERLEALRQQADRIVDTSELTIHDLKQWISRQYQERQSAEHMKVIIQTFGYKHGVPYDVDMVFDVRFLKNPYFVPSLQALTGEDEEVKAYVLETKEAQLFLQHLQGLMTFLLPLYEREQRSYLTIAIGCTGGRHRSVVIAGQLQVMLEKLGYTALLRHREIVGAEDSPARI; encoded by the coding sequence ATGAAGATCGACAGTCCACACTCACTCGAGTCCCAAGGTCTTGGCGCCCTTCGTCTAGTCATCGTGACGGGGTCGTCTGGATCTGGGAAGACCCAAGCGTTGAAGTGTCTAGAAGACATCGGCTTTTTCTGTGTTGACAACCTTCCTCCTGCATTATTTCAAAAATTTATCGAATTGTGTTCCGAGCGAAGAGGAGAGGTCAAGAACATCGGATTGGGCATTGATATTCGTGAACGAGGGTTTTTTTCAGACTTCTCGAGTAATCTTCACCATTTGAAAGCTCAAGGCTATCAGATAGAACTGCTATTCTTGGAGGCTCAAGACGAAATTCTTGTTCGTCGTTTTTCCGAGTCCCGAAGGCCCCATCCCCTTCTCCCTCAACAACCCGTCATCGAAGGCATTCTTCTCGAGCGCGAACGATTGGAAGCGCTTCGCCAACAGGCAGACCGGATCGTCGACACCTCAGAATTGACAATTCATGATTTGAAACAATGGATAAGTCGTCAGTACCAAGAACGTCAATCTGCCGAGCACATGAAAGTGATCATACAGACATTCGGGTACAAGCATGGAGTGCCGTATGATGTTGACATGGTATTTGACGTGCGATTCTTAAAAAATCCCTATTTTGTTCCGAGCCTTCAAGCGCTCACAGGTGAAGATGAAGAAGTCAAAGCGTATGTCTTAGAGACGAAAGAAGCTCAATTGTTTCTCCAGCATCTCCAGGGGTTGATGACGTTTCTGCTCCCCCTCTATGAACGAGAGCAACGAAGTTATTTGACGATTGCCATTGGCTGTACTGGTGGGAGACATCGTTCAGTTGTGATTGCAGGTCAGTTGCAAGTGATGCTGGAAAAACTTGGCTACACGGCTCTTTTGCGTCACCGAGAGATTGTTGGGGCAGAGGACAGCCCAGCAAGAATATGA
- the lptC gene encoding LPS export ABC transporter periplasmic protein LptC, with the protein MKRSWGRWVLTSVVVAMSVFIIYRVVLHMEDRASQASIESSDEKPADAWINGFTYRQTQAGKTKWKVIAERAQVFESQHRANLEDVEVQLLGEKTGTTEMTVQAEKGTIDTATNNFDLDNEKDMMAVKLASGYTIFSTHLTWTEASRKITTQRPVVIRGHGLTITGKGLIGTIDNEEFQVLQDVQVELSS; encoded by the coding sequence ATGAAACGTTCTTGGGGGCGATGGGTTCTGACGAGTGTGGTAGTAGCGATGAGTGTGTTTATCATTTATCGCGTCGTTCTCCACATGGAAGACCGTGCGAGCCAGGCATCCATCGAATCTTCCGATGAGAAACCGGCTGACGCATGGATTAACGGGTTTACCTATAGACAGACCCAGGCAGGCAAGACCAAATGGAAAGTGATCGCTGAGCGCGCGCAGGTGTTTGAGTCGCAACATCGAGCCAATTTGGAGGATGTCGAAGTCCAACTGTTGGGCGAAAAGACCGGGACGACAGAGATGACTGTGCAAGCGGAAAAAGGGACGATTGATACGGCTACGAATAATTTTGACCTCGACAATGAAAAAGACATGATGGCGGTAAAATTGGCGAGCGGGTATACCATTTTCTCAACCCATTTGACATGGACAGAGGCCTCTCGAAAAATTACGACTCAAAGGCCTGTGGTGATTCGAGGCCATGGCCTGACCATTACCGGGAAAGGCTTGATAGGGACGATTGATAATGAAGAATTTCAAGTCCTGCAAGATGTCCAAGTGGAACTCTCATCATAA
- the lptB gene encoding LPS export ABC transporter ATP-binding protein, producing MGNGGGKRPHRILADGLRKSFKGREVVQGVTLELEAGEIVGLLGPNGAGKTTIFDMVVGLCQPDKGKILLNQHVITHLPMYQRARRGIGYLPQEASIFRRLSVEENILAVLETLNLTKPERFRRLEELLNELSLTPLRKSGAYALSGGERRRLEITRALALQPRFLLLDEPFAGIDPIAVGDIQDIITSLKTKNIGILITDHNVQETLSITDRAYIINEGSILEAGPPETIVSSERARAVYLGERFRL from the coding sequence ATGGGCAATGGAGGAGGAAAACGGCCACATCGAATTCTGGCGGATGGGCTCCGAAAAAGCTTTAAAGGTCGAGAGGTGGTGCAAGGGGTCACTCTCGAGTTGGAGGCGGGGGAAATCGTTGGATTATTGGGGCCGAATGGAGCGGGAAAGACAACCATTTTTGACATGGTTGTCGGGTTATGCCAGCCAGACAAGGGAAAAATTCTCCTTAACCAACATGTGATCACCCATCTGCCGATGTACCAGCGGGCTCGACGTGGGATTGGCTATCTTCCACAAGAAGCTTCGATTTTTCGGCGTTTGTCAGTTGAAGAAAATATTCTCGCGGTCTTAGAGACATTAAACCTGACAAAACCCGAACGTTTCCGGCGGTTAGAAGAACTGCTCAACGAACTCTCACTGACTCCCTTGAGGAAAAGTGGAGCTTATGCCCTTTCAGGAGGAGAGAGGCGACGTCTGGAAATTACTCGTGCATTGGCCCTCCAACCTCGGTTCTTACTCTTGGATGAGCCGTTTGCAGGCATTGATCCTATTGCCGTCGGGGATATTCAGGATATTATTACCTCGCTCAAGACCAAGAATATCGGGATATTGATTACTGATCATAATGTACAAGAAACATTGTCTATTACCGATCGGGCTTATATCATAAACGAAGGGAGTATCCTGGAAGCTGGGCCTCCCGAAACGATCGTTTCGAGCGAGAGGGCGAGAGCTGTCTATCTTGGAGAACGGTTTCGATTGTGA
- the rpoN gene encoding RNA polymerase factor sigma-54 — MDLRLDLRLSQKLVMTPQLQQAIKLLQLSRLELQQTLSQHLVENPLLEDLTNDIQDEELSQGEEGNLEAKDATNQEADSSTGSEAEPEKDAEPLTPEEWDSVLDGDWRAGPMEQSSSSDDDFPSYEQTLTKPTSLEEHLEWQLRLSSLEGKDRFIGRTIIGNLDENGYLSVSLEEIEEDTQATTEEVETVLRQVQAFDPPGVAARDLRECLLTQLGYLSCDPIGIGGYLHSHSKADLVAAVVSEHLPDLQKKRYAQISKSLGVSIEEIYEAVRVIECLEPKPGRPYSSDSNSTIIPDVYVMKHEGEWVVLLNEDGLPRLRVSPYYRRLMTNQSEGQESTKTYLEEKLRGAQWIIRSIDQRNKTIVKVVTSLVKFQEDFLEKGIQHLRPLVLKQVAEDVGMHESTISRVTTNKYMHCPQGILELKFFFNAGIQRTDAHGEEMSSVTVREMIREMVGQEDASRPLKDQEIVARLRTKDIVIARRTVAKYRAELHIASASQRKRIPL; from the coding sequence ATGGACCTTCGGTTAGATCTTCGATTAAGCCAAAAGCTGGTGATGACACCCCAGCTTCAACAGGCGATCAAACTTCTTCAGCTTTCTCGATTGGAATTGCAGCAAACGTTATCCCAGCATCTGGTGGAGAATCCATTACTTGAAGATCTAACGAATGACATTCAAGACGAAGAATTATCACAGGGTGAGGAAGGAAACCTCGAAGCGAAAGATGCCACCAACCAGGAAGCCGACAGCTCGACGGGAAGTGAGGCTGAGCCGGAAAAAGACGCCGAACCATTGACCCCTGAAGAATGGGACAGTGTACTGGACGGTGATTGGCGGGCAGGGCCGATGGAGCAATCTTCCTCTTCAGATGACGATTTTCCCTCCTATGAACAGACACTGACAAAACCGACTTCACTAGAAGAACATTTGGAATGGCAGCTCCGGCTTTCGTCACTTGAAGGAAAAGATCGATTTATCGGAAGAACGATCATTGGCAATCTCGATGAAAATGGATATTTGAGTGTATCCCTCGAAGAAATCGAGGAGGATACTCAGGCAACGACTGAGGAGGTGGAAACAGTTCTTCGTCAGGTACAGGCATTCGATCCTCCCGGGGTTGCCGCACGCGATCTTCGGGAATGTCTACTGACGCAGTTAGGGTATCTATCCTGTGATCCAATCGGCATTGGTGGGTATTTGCATTCTCACAGTAAGGCAGACTTGGTGGCCGCAGTTGTCTCCGAACATTTACCCGATCTACAGAAGAAGCGATATGCCCAGATTTCCAAATCCTTAGGTGTGTCAATTGAGGAGATTTATGAAGCCGTTCGAGTCATCGAATGTTTAGAACCCAAACCGGGACGTCCGTATTCTTCAGATAGTAATTCTACGATTATTCCCGATGTGTATGTGATGAAACATGAGGGAGAATGGGTGGTCCTGCTCAATGAAGACGGCCTTCCTCGTTTGCGCGTCAGTCCATACTATCGTCGATTGATGACGAATCAATCGGAAGGACAAGAATCCACCAAAACCTACCTGGAAGAAAAATTACGGGGCGCGCAATGGATCATTCGAAGTATTGACCAACGCAATAAAACCATCGTGAAAGTCGTGACAAGTCTGGTGAAGTTTCAAGAGGACTTTTTAGAGAAAGGGATTCAGCATCTGCGTCCCCTCGTCTTGAAACAAGTCGCTGAAGATGTGGGGATGCACGAATCGACAATCAGTCGCGTGACGACGAATAAATACATGCATTGCCCGCAAGGTATCCTCGAACTGAAATTTTTCTTCAACGCCGGTATTCAACGTACAGATGCGCATGGAGAAGAAATGTCCTCGGTGACGGTTCGAGAAATGATCCGTGAAATGGTTGGTCAAGAGGATGCCTCTCGTCCTCTCAAAGATCAGGAAATCGTCGCGCGGTTACGGACAAAAGATATCGTGATCGCACGAAGGACGGTGGCGAAGTATCGAGCCGAATTGCATATTGCCTCAGCCAGTCAACGAAAGCGCATCCCTCTATAG